In one Myxocyprinus asiaticus isolate MX2 ecotype Aquarium Trade chromosome 1, UBuf_Myxa_2, whole genome shotgun sequence genomic region, the following are encoded:
- the LOC127443315 gene encoding teashirt homolog 3-like isoform X2, with amino-acid sequence MRGVNLIQTYSSTFFLHTYIPEELKGAALLDEDAEGEDSAVEEEPAMKYVCQEKDLLLKDRPGFNDSPPADFSSHEMDSESHLSESSDRMSDFESASVKNEEDSSAKEPLTSLSSTSSMMMTTTAMPISEEAAPLGPDSLKQMKAIYTSFLTNSYWSSLNLNMSQQPAEKPPRSHSSSSSSSSSSSSCGSGGYDWHQTAMAKTLQHVSQNQNRLLHPASEPNLFSTVQLYRQSTKLYGSIFTGASKFRCKDCSAAYDTLVELTVHMNETGHYRDDNHETDSEGAKRWSKPRKRSLLEMEGKEDAQKVLKCMYCGHSFESLQDLSVHMIKTKHYQKVPLKEPVTPVAAKIISSARKRAPIELELPSSPDSNGGTPKPSLSDPSDLQKTHNPYITPNHRYGHQNGASYAWQFESRKSQILKCMECGSSHDTLQELTAHMMVTGHFIKVTNSAIKKGKPIDSMHTTAPNIVPTNEDKVQSVPLAATAFSPPPPAPTPPSISPSITPMEIKKEEKEVECTKEPNNSKDKKATESETEEKFEVSSKYPYLTEEDLEESPKGGFDILKSLENTVTSAINKAQNGTPSWGGYTSIHAAYQLPNIMKLSLRNSGKISPLKYLFSGEEIMSPTKSQPLISPPSCQTSPLPKNNFHAMEELVKKVTEKVAKVEEKMREPGARSSPLRRTTPSPCSSDAGESARGESPKERRGAKTPETNGGRNAHKDSNGDVLTKDFLENGTDHAAKTPVSTLCSSTAIITEHSPEQPFVNPLSALQSVMNVHLGKAAKPALPSLDPMSMLFKMSNSLAEKAAVAASTPSQTKKTNEHLDRYFYHINNDQPIDLTKGKSDKSNSLGSAALSSSTSTPNSISPSSTITMTKASSAVASFMSNSPLRENALSDISDMLRNLTENHTSKSSTPTSLSERSDIDRSTPEESEEISPAQKRKGRQSNWNPQHLLILQAQFASSLRQTGDGKYIMSDLSPQERMHISRFTGLSMTTISHWLANVKYQLRRTGGTKFLKNLDSGHPVFFCSDCASQIRSPSTYVSHLESHLGFRLRDLAKLSGEQLVSQISRHTKGLSEKLLAAQVHSLAHSIPNPSPHSLSPSPSPDEDANGTSYQCKLCNRTFASKHAVKLHLSKTHGKSPEDHLMYVSELEKP; translated from the coding sequence CATATATACCAGAGGAGCTAAAGGGGGCTGCTTTACTAGATGAGGACGCTGAGGGAGAGGATTCAGCTGTGGAGGAGGAACCTGCCATGAAGTATGTGTGCCAAGAAAAGGACTTACTCCTTAAAGATAGGCCAGGCTTCAACGACTCTCCACCTGCTGATTTCTCAAGCCATGAGATGGACAGCGAGTCACACCTGAGTGAGTCCAGTGACCGCATGTCAGACTTCGAGAGTGCATCAGTGAAGAACGAAGAGGACAGCTCAGCCAAGGAGCCCCTCACCTCACTTTCTTCAACTTCATCTATGATGATGACAACAACGGCCATGCCAATCAGTGAGGAAGCGGCACCGTTAGGCCCAGACAGCTTGAAGCAGATGAAAGCTATCTACACTAGCTTCCTGACCAACTCCTACTGGTCATCTCTGAACTTGAATATGTCTCAGCAGCCAGCAGAAAAGCCCCCACGTAGTCATAGTAGTAGCAGCAGCAGTAGTAGCAGCAGCAGTAGCTGTGGTAGTGGAGGTTACGACTGGCACCAGACAGCTATGGCTAAGACCTTGCAGCATGTTTCGCAGAACCAGAATAGATTGCTGCACCCAGCATCCGAGCCAAACCTCTTCAGTACTGTGCAGCTATACAGACAGAGCACCAAACTGTATGGATCCATCTTCACTGGTGCAAGCAAGTTCCGTTGCAAAGACTGCAGTGCTGCTTATGACACTCTGGTTGAGCTCACCGTACATATGAATGAGACAGGACACTATCGAGATGATAACCATGAGACAGACAGTGAAGGTGCCAAGCGCTGGTCAAAGCCTCGCAAACGTTCCCTCTTGGAGATGGAAGGAAAAGAGGATGCACAGAAAGTTCTTAAGTGCATGTACTGTGGTCATTCTTTTGAGTCACTGCAGGACCTTAGTGTTCACATGATCAAGACGAAACACTACCAGAAAGTGCCTCTTAAGGAACCTGTAACACCTGTGGCAGCCAAGATTATCTCCTCAGCTCGTAAACGAGCCCCCATTGAGCTAGAACTCCCCAGCTCACCAGACTCCAATGGTGGCACCCCCAAGCCCTCTTTATCTGATCCTAGTGACCTTCAGAAGACTCATAATCCCTACATCACACCCAACCATCGGTACGGACACCAGAATGGTGCAAGCTATGCATGGCAGTTTGAGTCACGTAAATCTCAGATCCTGAAGTGTATGGAGTGTGGAAGCTCACATGACACACTGCAGGAGCTAACAGCCCATATGATGGTCACAGGTCACTTCATCAAGGTCACTAACTCTGCCATCAAGAAAGGCAAACCCATCGATTCAATGCACACAACTGCTCCTAACATCGTACCAACTAATGAGGACAAGGTACAGTCAGTTCCACTAGCTGCCACTGCATTCTCCCCACCACCTCCTGCTCCTACTCCCCCTAGTATTTCCCCATCCATCACACCCATGGAGATAaaaaaggaggagaaggaagtAGAATGTACCAAGGAGCCAAATAATAGCAAAGACAAGAAAGCAACAGAAAGTGAGACAGAGGAGAAGTTTGAAGTTTCATCTAAATACCCATACTTGACAGAGGAAGATCTTGAAGAAAGCCCAAAGGGGGGATTTGACATTCTGAAGTCTCTAGAGAATACAGTAACATCTGCCATCAACAAAGCACAGAATGGCACACCCAGCTGGGGAGGCTACACCAGTATTCACGCTGCCTACCAGCTTCCAAACATTATGAAACTTTCTCTGCGCAACTCAGGGAAAATTTCCCCTTTGAAATACTTGTTTTCTGGAGAAGAGATCATGTCTCCTACCAAGAGCCAACCACTAATCTCCCCACCTAGTTGCCAAACATCCCCTTTGCCCAAAAACAACTTCCATGCCATGGAGGAGCTTGTCAAAAAAGTGACAGAAAAAGTGGCCAAAGTAGAGGAGAAGATGCGGGAACCTGGAGCTAGGTCTTCCCCACTTAGACGGACCACTCCTTCTCCTTGCAGTAGTGATGCAGGGGAATCAGCCAGAGGGGAGTCCCCCAAGGAAAGAAGAGGAGCCAAAACCCCTGAGACCAATGGTGGCAGAAACGCTCACAAAGACTCAAATGGTGATGTTCTCACAAAAGATTTTCTGGAAAATGGCACTGACCATGCTGCCAAAACCCCTGTTTCCACCTTATGCAGCAGCACTGCTATTATAACTGAGCATTCTCCAGAGCAACCATTCGTCAACCCTTTAAGTGCGCTTCAGTCTGTCATGAATGTTCACCTTGGCAAAGCTGCCAAACCTGCTCTGCCATCCCTTGACCCCATGAGCATGCTTTTCAAGATGAGCAACAGCCTGGCAGAGAAGGCAGCAGTAGCTGCCTCCACTCCTTCtcagaccaaaaaaacaaatgagCATCTGGACCGCTACTTCTACCACATCAACAATGACCAGCCTATTGATCTGACCAAAGGCAAAAGCGATAAGAGCAACTCCCTCGGATCTGCTGCCctgtcctcctccacctccacTCCCAACTCTATTTCACCCTCATCAACCATCACTATGACGAAGGCCTCATCTGCAGTGGCTTCATTCATGTCCAACTCGCCTTTGCGTGAGAATGCCCTTTCTGACATCTCTGATATGTTACGCAACCTCACAGAGAACCACACTTCCAAGTCCTCCACACCAACAAGTCTTTCAGAGCGCTCAGATATAGACAGATCGACACCTGAGGAATCAGAGGAGATCTCTCCTGCTCAGAAACGAAAAGGCCGGCAATCCAACTGGAACCCTCAGCATCTACTTATCCTGCAGGCACAGTTTGCCTCTAGTTTGAGGCAAACAGGTGATGGCAAGTACATAATGTCAGACCTCAGTCCGCAGGAGCGCATGCATATTTCCCGCTTTACTGGCCTCTCAATGACTACCATCAGCCACTGGCTGGCCAATGTCAAATACCAGCTGAGGCGGACAGGTGGCACAAAATTCCTGAAAAATCTTGACTCTGGCCACCCTGTCTTCTTCTGCAGTGACTGTGCATCACAAATCCGCTCCCCCTCCACATATGTCAGCCATCTTGAGTCACATCTAGGCTTCCGGCTTAGAGACCTGGCTAAATTATCTGGAGAACAACTTGTTAGCCAGATCTCACGCCACACCAAGGGGCTCTCTGAGAAACTGCTCGCAGCCCAGGTGCATTCTTTGGCCCATTCAATCCCCaaccccagtcctcattcactctCCCCCTCCCCTTCCCCAGATGAGGATGCTAATGGTACATCATATCAGTGTAAACTGTGCAACCGGACTTTTGCCAGCAAGCACGCTGTCAAGCTCCATCTGAGTAAGACCCATGGTAAATCCCCTGAGGACCATCTTATGTATGTTAGTGAACTTGAAAAACCTTAG